The nucleotide window CGCAGACGGGTGCCCGGCGGCTCGTCCATCTGACCGAAGACCAGCGCGGTCTTGTCGATGACGCCGGACTCCGACATTTCCTCGATGAGGTCGTTGCCCTCACGGGTGCGCTCGCCGACACCGGCGAACACCGACACACCGTCGTGGTTGTTGGCCACGCGGTAGATCATTTCCTGGATCAGAACGGTCTTGCCGACACCGGCACCACCGAACAGACCGATCTTGCCGCCCTTGACGTACGGGGTCAGCAGGTCGATGACCTTGATGCCGGTCTCGAACATCTCGGTCTTGGACTCGAGCTGGTCGAAGCCGGGCGCCTTGCGGTGGATGGGCCAGCGCTCGGTGACCTCGGCAGCCGCCTCCGGCTTGTTGAGGATCTCACCGAGGGTGTTGAACACCTTGCCCTTGGTGATGTCGCCGACGGGCACGGTGATGCCGTTGCCGGTGTTGGTCACCGAGGCCTGGCGGACCAGACCGTCGGTGGGCTGCATCGAAATCGCGCGGACCAGGCCCTCGCCCAGGTGCTGGGCGACCTCGAGCGTCAGGATCTTCTTCTTGCCGGCGTCGGCCGGGTCGGAGACCTCGACGGTCAGCGCGTTGTAGATCTCGGGCATCGCGTCGACGGGGAACTCCACGTCGACGACCGGGCCGATGACCCGCGCGACGCGGCCCGTTGCCGTGGCCGTTTCAACAGTGGTGGTCATAGTGGTCAGTCACTCCCCGCGGTCGCGTCGGCCAGAGCACTGGCACCACCGACGATCTCGCTGATTTCCTGGGTGATTTCGGCCTGTCGGGCCTCATTGGCAAGCCGCGAGAGCGACTTGATGAGCTCTTCCGCGTTGTCGGTCGCCGACTTCATCGCACGGCGCGTGGCGGCGTGCTTGGAGGCGGCGGCCTGCAGAAGCGCGTTGTAGATCCGCGACTCGACGTACCGCGGCAGCAGGGCGTCCAGGACGTCCTCGGCCGACGGCTCGAAGTCGAAGAGCGGAAGGATCTCGCCCGTGACCGACTCCTCGGACTCCGCCACGGCCTTGTCCAGGCTGAGCGGCAGCAGCCGGTCGTCGAGCGCCGTCTGCGTCATCATCGAGACGAACTCGGTGTAGACGATGTGGAGTTCGTCCACGCCGCCCTCGGCGGTGTCCTTCTGGACGGCCTCGATCAGCGGTGCGGCGATCGCCTTCGCGTCCCCGTACACCGGGCTGTCGGTGAAGCCGGTCCACGACTCCACGACCTTGCGCTCGCGGAAGCTGTAGTACGACACACCCTTGCGGCCGACGATGTAGGCGTCGACCTCCTTGCCCTCGGCCTTGAGCCGCTCGGTGAGCTGCTCCGCGGCCTTGATGACGTTGGCGGAGTAGCCGCCGGCCAGGCCGCGGTCGCTCGTGACGAGCAGCAGCGCGGCCCGGGTCGGGTTCTCCACCTCGGTGGTCAGCGGGTGCTGGGTGTTCGAGCCCGTGGCAACCGCTGTCACCGCGCGGGTCAGTTCACTCGCGTACGGCGTCGATGCCGCCACCTTGCGCTGCGCCTTGACGACGCGCGAGGCGGCGATCATCTCCATCGCCCTGGTGATCTTCTTGGTCGCGGTGACGGAGCGGATGCGACGCTTGTAGACCCGGAGCTTGGCTCCCATGGATCAGGTCCCTTCCGTCGTCACTTGCTGGTGCCGGCCGGGGCGTCCTCGCCGAGCAGCTTGCCGTCCGAGGTCTCGAACTGCTGCTTGAAGCCGTCGACGGCCTCGGCGATCGCACCGATGGTGTCGTCGGACATCTTGCCGCCCTCGCGGATGCTGGTCAGCAGGTCCTTCTTCTCCCGGTGCAGGTGGTCGAGGAGCTCCCGCTCGAAGCGGCGGATGTCCTCGACCGGGACGTCGTCCATCTTGCCGTTGGTGCCGGCCCAGACGGAGATGACCTGGTCCTCGGTGGGGTACGGGGCGTACTGAGCCTGCTTGAGCAGCTCGGTCATACGCTTACCGCGCTCCAGCTGCGCCTTGGAGGCCGCGTCCAGGTCGGAACCGAAGGCGGCGAAGGCCTCCAGCTCGCGGTACTGGGCGAGGTCCACGCGGAG belongs to Streptomyces sp. NBC_01454 and includes:
- a CDS encoding F0F1 ATP synthase subunit gamma, which codes for MGAKLRVYKRRIRSVTATKKITRAMEMIAASRVVKAQRKVAASTPYASELTRAVTAVATGSNTQHPLTTEVENPTRAALLLVTSDRGLAGGYSANVIKAAEQLTERLKAEGKEVDAYIVGRKGVSYYSFRERKVVESWTGFTDSPVYGDAKAIAAPLIEAVQKDTAEGGVDELHIVYTEFVSMMTQTALDDRLLPLSLDKAVAESEESVTGEILPLFDFEPSAEDVLDALLPRYVESRIYNALLQAAASKHAATRRAMKSATDNAEELIKSLSRLANEARQAEITQEISEIVGGASALADATAGSD